The proteins below come from a single Triticum aestivum cultivar Chinese Spring chromosome 5D, IWGSC CS RefSeq v2.1, whole genome shotgun sequence genomic window:
- the LOC123120104 gene encoding tubby-like F-box protein 14 gives MLTVLWELGCYLYNYSSSFLVFQHNCLLCLFLEGKSHSAVHELHDPAPVIQSSCWANLPPELLHDVIERLEASEATWPSRKHVVACAAVCRTWREMCQEIVKNPEFCGKITFPVSLKQPGPRDGTIQCFIKRDKSTQTYYLHLCLTSAVVAENGKFLLLAKRHSRPTCTEYTIFMNTDNTSRSSNMYIGKLRSNLLGTKFVIYDTQHPCNIPNVSQSGKTSCRFYSRKVSPKASSSTYSIAQVSYELNVLGTRGPRRMNCVMNSIPASSLEAGGTVLCQPDSAVAHSLDESFGSISFLKSSIRDRSIRFSSTRFSGISIGGSRNGGQALGDNDECKEWPLTLRNKAPRWHDQLQCWCLNFKGRVTVASVKNFQLVAATESTAEAPTPSQPAPPPPSEHDKVILQFGKVAKDMFTMDYRYPLSAFQAFAICLSSFDTKLACE, from the exons ATGTTGACAGTACTTTGGGAGTTGGGATGCTATCTGTACAACTATAGTAGTAGTTTTTTGGTGTTTCAGCACAATTGTTTACTGTGCTTGTTTTTGGA AGGGAAATCTCATAGCGCCGTCCACGAGTTGCATGATCCAGCACCTGTGATACAGAGCAGTTGCTGGGCTAATTTGCCTCCAGAATTGCTTCACGATGTGATTGAGAGGTTGGAGGCCAGTGAGGCTACATGGCCTTCCAGGAAACATGTAGTCGCTTGTGCGGCTGTCTGTCGAACCTGGAGAGAGATGTGTCAAGAGATTGTTAAGAACCCAGAGTTTTGTGGAAAAATTACTTTCCCTGTCTCCTTGAAGCAG CCTGGGCCCCGTGATGGAACCATCCAGTGCTTCATTAAAAGGGATAAGTCTACACAAACTTACTACCTGCATCTGTGTCTTACCTCCG CTGTGGTCGCTGAAAATGGCAAGTTTCTTCTATTGGCGAAAAGACACTCCCGTCCAACCTGTACAGAGTATACAATATTTATGAATACTGACAATACATCTAGGTCAAGCAACATGTACATTGGAAAATTGAG GTCAAATCTCCTTGGCACAAAGTTTGTAATATATGATACCCAACATCCATGCAACATACCCAATGTTTCACAATCAGGGAAAACAAGCTGTAGGTTCTACTCAAGGAAGGTATCACCGAAGGCCTCATCCAGTACTTACAGTATAGCACAGGTTTCGTATGAGCTGAATGTCTTGGGGACTCGGGGCCCTAGGCGGATGAACTGTGTCATGAACTCCATACCTGCCTCATCCCTTGAGGCTGGTGGCACTGTTCTATGCCAGCCAGACAGTGCCGTTGCTCATTCCCTTGATGAGTCATTTGGCAGCATCTCCTTCTTGAAGTCATCCATTAGGGATCGCTCCATCCGATTCAGCAGCACCCGATTCTCGGGCATCTCAATAGGTGGCTCCAGGAATGGAGGCCAGGCATTGGGTGATAATGATGAGTGCAAGGAGTGGCCACTGACTCTCCGCAACAAGGCACCAAGATGGCACGACCAGTTGCAATGCTGGTGCCTCAACTTCAAGGGCAGGGTGACCGTTGCATCTGTGAAGAACTTCCAACTTGTTGCCGCGACAGAGTCTACTGCTGAAGCACCGACCCCATCACAGCCTGCCCCGCCACCTCCATCTGAGCATGACAAGGTGATACTGCAATTTGGTAAGGTTGCCAAGGACATGTTCACAATGGACTACCGATACCCACTGTCAGCCTTCCAGGCCTTTGCAATCTGCCTGAGCAGCTTCGACACCAAGCTGGCTTGCGAATGA